AATTACAAAATTAATTTCTTGCCCAGAAAGGAGTATATTGATTTTTACTAAATACATCTGCATTACTAATAGCAGGTACATTACTAGCATTACCAATATATTCAGAAAGAGGATAAATCAATCTGTTTGGTTTTGGATTCGATGCTATTGTAGCTAATGGTGTAACAGGGAAACCTGTTCTTGTATAATCAAAGAAAGATTGCTCTGGATTAACACCTGTTAAAGCGATCCATTTCTGAGTCATAATTGCTTCTAATTTATTTGCATCAGTTCCTGCCCAACCTAAACCAGCAACATTTTGTATAGCAGTAAGATAAGCTGCAGAACCACTTGCTCCAAAGTAAGTATATGATGCAGTAATAGCAGCAGAGAAATTACCCGCTGCGTTAGAGAATAGACCTGGATATCTTAAAGCAGCTTCTGCTTGCAAAAATTTCGATTCAGCTCTAGTCATAATACAACCAGGTTTCGCTGAAGCCATTTCTACATATTCTCTTGTTGATGTAGGTGTTCCTGTTCCAATAGTGATACCATAACTAAATCTGGAAATAGCAGCAGGCACACCAGGTTGACCTGGTAAATTACCTTGTCTGATACCAGAAACTTTCCCTCCAACAAGTGAGAACATTCTCGCTCTTCTACCATCAACAATTCCATTAAATTTTTGGTAAACTGGACGAGTATCTCCATCTGCATTTCCGTTTAAAATAATAGCCGCATGCTCTGAAGCAACATTTATAGAATAGTTTGCAGCTCTCGTTCCTGAACTAAGATATACATAGAAATTGGTAAATGGATTTTGTTGAGCATCATTAGCTGCAGAGTATCCAGGATTTTCTAAAACATCCTCGTCAATGAAATCAGCACCACTAAGTGTTGCTAATTTTTGATCTCTATAAGCAGCCATATCACCTGTCACATTAGACATTCTTAATAAATACCTCAACTTCAATGTATTAGCAAAAGAAATCCATTTATCTTTATCACCATGGAAAACGATATCACTTAATGGCTCATCTCCTTGACCTGACTCTAATAGACCTATCGCATTATCTAAATCTGCAATAGAAGCTTTATAGATATCTTCACCTTTATCATATTTAGGAGTTAAATTATCCTGTCCTTTAAAAGCTTGAGAATAAGGCATATCACCATACAAATCTGTCAATATCTGTATATAATTAGCCTTCATAATTTTAGCAATAGCCTTGTGCTGAACATATTTGCTCCCTGGATCATTAAAGGTAATAACTTTTTCAAAATTAGCTATTCCTCTGAAAAGACTATCCCAAACATCATTATAAAATGTATTAGAAACATTGGGTTTATAATCGTCAATAAATGGAGCACCATATACCAATGAGTTTCCCGCAGTTGAGTTCATTACAACACTGGCAAATCTATTTAATGTTTGAGATTGCTTTGCATATGTTGATGTGATACCAACAGGAAGCAATTCATTCGGAGTAACTTTATCAATTGAAATATTATTAGGGTCTTCATTAATATCAAGATATCTGTTACATGACACGGAAGCAAATAACATGGTTAAAGATAAAACCGCTGTCGTTATTTTTATATTTTTCATATTTTTTTAAATTTTAGAATGTAGCTTTTAAGTTAATTCCAAAAGATCTTTGAGAAGGATACTGTTCAGCTAGAGCAATTCCGGCACCATTACCACTAGTGTAAGAGGTTTCAGGATCTGCATAATTTCTATTTTCTTTTGAATATACAAAGAATGGATTTCTAGCAAATAAACCTACAGTAATCCCAGTTACAAAAGTTGATGATAACACTGATTTTGGAACATCATAAGATAAAGCAATTTCTCTTACTTTGAATGCTGTAGCATCTAATACCATTGGCTCACCCAATCTCTGTAAAGATTGTGAACTGAAATAACCAGCTACACCATCATAGTCTGCTGTTCCCCCTACAGGAGTATTATTCTGAACATACTGCCCATTTACCATCTGAACCGAGTTAGGAATAACATATCCTTTGCTTCTATCAAAACCAGCAGTTTCTTCAGTCGCACCTGCAAACGTTAAGAGACTTTTACTAAGTGAAGCAAATTTACCTCCCTTACGGTAATCCATTGTAGCAGAAAGTGTAAAGCCTTTAAATTTAAGAGATGTATTAAATCCAAGGGTATAATCCGGTGTTACTCGTCCCATACTGCTTAATGTAGTATTTTGCAAAGGAACCCCATCAGCTCCTACAATAACTCTTCCTTGATCATCTCTTTGGAAGGTTGTTGCTTTGATAACCTGCAGATCTGACCCTTTTATTGCAAAGACTCCAATCCCAACAGTTTGGTAAGGCACTGCAAGGGCAACCTCATCCAACCCGTTTGGTAAATCAATTACTGTAGATCTCGATTTAGCAAAAGAAGCTCTTAAATTCCAAGTGAAGTTTTGAGATTTAAACGGAGTAAGCCCTAGATCAATTTCAAACCCTCTCATTCTGGTTTTACCAAAATTGTCTTTCAAATTACTTATCCCAGAGGCATTTGAAACGTTTGCATTAGTAATCAAGTCTTTAGTATCTGATTGATAAACAGACCCTTCTAATGTAATACGATCATTTAAGAAACCTAACTGAACATTCAAATCATAGGTAGAAATAAACTCCGGTTTAATGGTTCTATTAGTTTGTGTAGCATCCACCCCATATCCAGGAAGGTTAGGAAAAGGATACCCTGAAGGAGCAATACCTACGTTAGAAGTTTCATAAGGCAAAATAGCCGATGTATTTCCAACTTTAGTATATCCTGGTGCAATTTTAATATAATTGATAATATCATTCCCTTTCAGAGCTTCAAAAGCTTTTGTAGGAATAAATGAAAGCCCTACAGAATAATAAGGATAGGTTTTGTTATGAACCTGTCCGTTATAATAAGTAGATAGTACAGAACTTTGTTCAATTCTGAAAGTGGAGTTCAAGAATAAGTAATCTTTATATGATAGATCTAAGTTCGCAAATCCAGCAATAGTTCTCTGTCTTGTTGTAGTATTCTCAAAAAGAATATTATCCAATGCTGAAGCCCCTGTTGAGTTCCCCGGCTGAATAAGGTTAGTAACGTTTCTGATATCATACCATCCTGGAACAACCAGATTCGTACCTCCCATTGATCTGGCAGTTCTATAGCTATCCTGAATGTTGTTACCAATGTTTAACTTCATATTAATATCATTTGTAAGATCATAATTAAAGTTTAACATTAAATCTCCATAATAACTTCTTGTACTCACGGTACGGTTAATGTAGTATGAATCAAAGTTAGAGCTACCTGTATAATCTTGCAATGTTCCTCCATCTAAAACAAGCCCACTTCCTGTGTAAACCTGACTAGCTTTGAAACCATCATCATGATTATCAGATCTGGAATTATTTAAATATAAATTCCCAGTATATGTTAAATTAATATTCTTGTTAAAATCATATTGTAAAGATAAAATACCTGATAAATAATCATTAACAGTATTTTGTCTTGTATGTTCTAACTGATAGTAAGGATTTTTTGTAAAAGCAGATAATCCTCCTTCAACACCAGAATATCTATATTTTCTAATATCATTCATTGAAGGCATCTGAAGGATATCACTATATAAATCTGCACTAGATTGGTTAGTAATTTTACTAATATAATTGATGGTACCATCAATCCTTAACTTATCTAGTTTTTTTCCTGCTTTAACCAAGAAACTATTTTGTCTTAGCTGATCTCCTTCAACAACAAAATCATTCTCTAATCTGTTAATAGATAACATTGCATAAGAATCACTTCCACCAGAGTTAACAGTAAGTCCATTCTGAAGGATCAAGCCATTTTTGAAAAATTTAGAGAAATGATTGTTTATAGGAGCATATTTTTCATAAATAAATCTTCCATCTGCCTGTGGTAGCCCCGATGGAACCATCTGTCCCCCAATATTTGGATCATTGTAAGCAGGGCCCCAGGACATATTTTCAAAAGGAACATAAGTTGTTCCATTATAGTCCACATCTCCACCACTAAAAGCAGGCTCGTGAGGATACCCTTTACCATACTGCTTTTGTATAATAGGGAATTTAAATGCTTGCGTCATCTGAATTGAAGAAGTAAGAGTAAATTGCATTTTCTCACTTTTCGCACCCTTTTTAGTTGTTACAATAATAACTCCATTTACCCCTTGTTGTCCATAAAGTGCGGCACCTTGAAGACCTTTGATTACGTTCACGTTTTCAATAACCTCAGGTGGTAGCTGAGCTAAAACAGATGCAGAAGAAATAACATTATCAATTACAACCAGAGCTTCATTCCCTCCTGAGATTGATTTATTTCCTCTGATTACAATTCTACTTGATGCACCTACACTGTTATCAGTTTGTGTAATCTGCAATCCAGACACCTTACCCGTCAAAGCTTGAACAGCATTTGGAGCAGAAGCTTGATTCAATTCCTTTGTACCTACTACTTGCTGTGCATTGGTAACGGCATCAGCCTTTTTCTTAATACCTAAGGCACCAGTAACTACAACTTCTTCAATAGTCTTTGTTTTTATCGTGTCTGCTTCTCTTTGTTGAGCGCTTACAATAAAAAAAGATGAAGAAAGTGCTACAATAAGTACACTAGTTGTTAATTTCTTCATGTTAATTCAATTATTTTTTACAGGTTACAAATTTGTAAAACTTTCTTAAAAATACAAAGCATTTTCTTAAAAAAATATAAAACTTTAAACTATTAATAATAAAAACAATAAAAAAAACATTAGTTTTTGTTAAAAAATCATTTTTTAACAAAAAAACAAAACAAAAACAATTAATAATTTTTCAATATTTCAATATTATTTATTCATTGCTTTTTTACAATAAAACAATAAATAAAAACAAAAAAATAACCACAAAAACAAATATTCAATCAATAAAGTAAAACAAACGACCCGAAAACCTCAAAAAACACACCACAACCTTAAATTCATTTTCAATCACAGAATAAAGAAAAAAAACAAAAATTCCAAATACAATAATAATATCATCAATAAAAGTTGTTATAAAACAATAATTTGATAATCATATATCTTATGAAAAAAATCATGAATGAGATAATTAATATACTGTTTTTTCATAATTTTACACTTCTTTTAAATAAAATATGGAGCTAATAAAAAACTGGTCAAACCTTTATATCGAGGCGGGATGTGATGAAGTAGGAAGAGGATGTTTAAGTGGTCCGGTGGTAGCAGCAGCGGTAATTTTAGACGATGATTTCAAACAAAATCTGGTTAATGATTCAAAAAAATTAACGTTCAAAACACGAATGGAACTGGATAGTTACATCAAAGATAATGTGAAAAACTATGCTATAGCAGAGCTTCCTCCTTCTTTTATTGATGAGCATAATATCCTTAATGCAAGCATTCATGCTATGCATTGTGCACTGGATAAACTGACAATAACACCAGAACTTATTTTAGTAGATGGTAACAAATTCCATCCTTATAATTACATTCCTCACCAGTGTATTATCAAAGGAGATTCCAAGGTTTTGTCTATTGCTGCGGCCTCTATTCTTGCCAAAAATTACAGAGATAAGTTAATGATTGAGCTTCATGAAGAGCACCCTGAATATGGATGGAACACCAATTTTGGCTATGCAACAAAAAAACATCAAGAAGCCCTTATAAAGCATGGCCCGACATCACATCACAGGCAATCTTTCAGACTGAAATATGATTGAAATAACTCATTCTCAATTATTAAATTCTCATGCCAAGATCAGAAATTTGAAACCATTCTAAATAAAAACCAAAATAAAAAAAAGAGAAGCAATTACTGAATTGCTTCTCTTTTTTATGATATAATTAAAGAATTATTTCTTCTTATTTCTTTGCTGTTCCTGAGTTTTTTGCTGCTCCTGAGCTTTTTCCATCATTTCTCTCATTCTCTTCTGGAACTTACCTTCTGCTTTCGGTTTCTCCTTATTAGACTGAATCTGAGCGTGAATTTTCTTTTCATCCAGAATCACGTATTTAATAACAAGGATAATTAAGATGTTAATCGCATTCGATACAAAATAATACCAAGAAAGACCTGAAGCTGAAGTATTAAGGAAGAATAGGAACGTAATCGGGAAGATATACATTAAAACCTTCATATTTGGCATTCCTTCCTGCTGAGGCTGCTGCATATTCCCGGAAGTCATCACAGTATATATCAAGATAACAACAGTACATGCCAATGCAAAAATACTCAAGTGATCTCCAAGGAAAGGAACTTTAAATGGAAGCTTGATCAAATCATCATAAGCGGTCAAATCCTTTGCAAACCAGAATCCTTGCCCTCTAAGGTCAATAAAGTTCGGGAAGAAACGGAACAACGCATAGAAGATAGGAATCTGCACCAATGCCGGTAAACATCCCGCCATCTGATTCACTCCAGCTTTTCTATAGATCTCCATCGTAGCCTGCTGTTTCTTCATTGGATCAGCATCCTTGAATTTAGCATTTGCTTCATCAATTTCCGGACGAATCACCTTCATCATCGCACTCAATTTATGCTGCTTATACATAATTGGCGACAGGATTAACTTAACAATGATTGTCATTACAAAAATTACCCAACCTGCAGATAACCCCCAAGCAGCAATAATACCATATAACCACATGAAGAAGTAACGGTTCATCGCTCCGATAAATGACCACCCCAACGGAAGAATTTCATCAAAGTTTTTATCATAAGATTTAAGCAATGGTAAATCCAATGGCATGAAGTACCAAGTGAAATCCTGGTTCAGCTCACTTCCGGTCATCTGAACAAAACCTTCATAGTTTAATTTCTTCAAATATTCTCCTTCTTCAACATTCTCCTGATTTCCTTTACTGTGAGTAAATCCGTTTTTAGCTTCAATCACAGAAGTGAAAAACTGCTGCTTTACCCCAATCCAGTTAAGGGTTTCCTTATCCTCCTCCATTGTCGTTCTTCCATCATAATCATAGTCTTTATAATTATTGAAAGCATAAGAGAATTCTGAGTGAGACTGTTCCTGAGCTCTACCTTTTTCTAGGTTTCTTACATTATAATCCCAGATGAAATCTGCTTTGTTGTCTGAAGTAATTTTTGAAAGCCCCTGAGTTCTCACTTTAAAATCAAGAGTGTATTTAGGAAGTAGTGTGTAAATAAACTGAATTACAGCACCATTGTAATCTGCAGTTAAGGTTACTGCATTTCCATTAACAGTAGGTGAGAAAACTAAATCTTTAGTATTAATAACCTTTCCTGTTTTATCTTTAAACTGAAAACCGTAGTTTGAGTTATTTTTATTGATCAGATAAAGTGGTTGATCTGCATTATCTGTTTTGTGGTTGTAAGCTTTATACTTTAAAAGCTCTACTCTGGACACCTGTCCTCCTAGGCTTGAAAATTCAAGTTTTAATTCATTATTACCAAGACTTGCGGTCTGGATTGAGTTAGGAGTTACATTTGGATTGATATTGTTTGCCTGAGTTTGCTTTACGGCATTTTTTACCTGTTCTGTTTTCTGCTGCTGAGCTTTTAACTCCTCTTCTTTCGCTTGTTTGTTCTGGAAATAGAACATAAAACCGAAGAGAACCAGGCATAAAACCGCGAAACTAATCATTTGTTTCTTATCGATTCCGTTGTTTTGTTGCATTTTATTTTATATTAAAATTTTAAACTTAGGATGTACCTGTAACGTACATAATTTTGAGCTGACAAAAATACTGTTTTTTTATCAAAACTCTATGCTTTACGATGTTACTATATAATAAACTCAAGCTGATTATTCTCAGCTTGAGTTTATGTATAGACGATTATGATAAAATATTACTTTATTTCTTTTCGCAAGCCTTAATAAAAGCTCTGAATAAAGGATGCGGTGTTGCTACCGTACTCTTATATTCCGGGTGATACTGAACCCCTACATAGAATGGGTGATCAGGAAGTTCAAGTGCTTCCACCAAACCTGTTTCAGGATTTGTACCTGTAGCAAGGAAGCCATTTTTCTCAAATTCCTGAAGATAATCACTGTTGAATTCATAACGGTGACGGTGTCTTTCAGAAATATTCTTGTTTCCGTAGATATCAAATAGTTTAGAACCATTTTTCAAAGAACATTTCCAAGCTCCAAGACGCATTGTTCCTCCTTTATCGATTACATTTTTCTGTTCCTCCATTAATGAGATCACAGGATCCGGAGTTGCCGTATCAAATTCTACAGAATTCGCTTTTGTGTGTCCTAAAACATTTCTTGCAAATTCAATCGTCATGATCTGCATTCCTAAACAGATTCCCAACATTGGAATTTTATTTTCTCTTGCATATTTTGCAGTAAGAACTTTTCCTTCAATTCCTCTGTCTCCAAAGCCTGGAGCTACAAGGATACCATTCACTCCTTTCAGAATATCCTTAATATTTTCCTCTGTAATATCTCCACTGTATACCCATCTTACTTTTACTTCAGTTTCAAGGTCAGCCCCTGCATGTTTAAAAGCTTCAGCAATAGAAATATACGAGTCCTGAAGTGAAACATATTTTCCAACTAATGCAATCTCAACCGTTTTCTTAGGATTCTGGAATTTCTTAAGGAAACTTTTCCAGTCTTTAAGATCAGCTGTTTTATCACTTTTCAGATCCAGTTCTTTCAATATTACATCATCAAAGTTTTGTTTCTGAAGATACATTGGAACTTCATAGATAGTTTCCAGATCTTTACACTCAATAACGTTTTCTAAAGCAACGTTACAGAATTGAGCCAGTTTTGCTCTTTGATCTTTAGGGATTTTATGCTCCGTTCTGCAAACTAAAACATCCGCCATGATTCCGCTTTCCATCAACTGACGAACGGAGTGCTGGGATGGCTTTGTTTTCAATTCTCCACTTGAAGCCAGATAAGGCAGTAAAGTAAGGTGGATCACCATAGAATTTCTCTCTCCCAGTTCCCACTTTAACTGACGTACAGTTTCAATGTATGGTAAAGATTCGATATCCCCTACAGTTCCTCCGATCTCAGTAATGATGATATCGTAGTTCTGTTTTGAAAGGATTTTAATTCTACGTTTAATTTCGTTAGTAATATGAGGAATTACCTGAACTGTTTTTCCAAGGAAATCTCCTTTTCTTTCTTTTTCAATTACAGTCTGGTAGATTTTTCCTGTAGTAACGTTGTTGTTTTGGGATGTAGGAGCATCAAGGTAACGCTCATAGTGGCCTAAATCCAGATCCGTCTCCGCACCATCTTCAGTTACATAACACTCTCCGTGCTCATAAGGATTCAAAGTTCCTGGGTCGATATTGATATAAGGATCTAATTTTTGGATCGTTACATTAAAGCCGCGTGATTTTAGTAGAAGTCCCAGAGAAGCAGAAACGATTCCCTTTCCCAAAGATGAAGTTACACCTCCTGTCACAAAGATGTACTTTGTATTCTTTTTACTCATTAGATTAGGTTTGTGCAAAGTTATGGGAAAAAGAGATACAAAGCAATCTTTTACATTTTGAAAATGACAAAACATCCCTCAAACAATCATAAAACCTGATAAAAATTTTTATCCATAATTTGATATAAGCAAATGAAACAAAGTTATAACCACTTCACTGAATTCTTGATGACTTTGGAATTTTTACAGTTTCTTCGGTAAAAGTGAATGTTTCAAATTAAAAATATTTTTAACTTTCTCACAGATTTTGCTAATAACGTAGATTTTTTATCGGCTTTTACAAACAAAAAGGTTTTCCATTTAAATGGAAAACCTTTTTATATTTTATGTTTTACAATGTTACTGTTTAACCAATTCAAAATAGGCCGTTACTTCAACATCTTTTGCAATACCAGCTCCTGTAGGGTCATACTTGATTCCGTAATCCAGACGGTTTACTGTAAATTTCGTCTG
The window above is part of the Chryseobacterium sp. MA9 genome. Proteins encoded here:
- a CDS encoding SusD/RagB family nutrient-binding outer membrane lipoprotein — encoded protein: MKNIKITTAVLSLTMLFASVSCNRYLDINEDPNNISIDKVTPNELLPVGITSTYAKQSQTLNRFASVVMNSTAGNSLVYGAPFIDDYKPNVSNTFYNDVWDSLFRGIANFEKVITFNDPGSKYVQHKAIAKIMKANYIQILTDLYGDMPYSQAFKGQDNLTPKYDKGEDIYKASIADLDNAIGLLESGQGDEPLSDIVFHGDKDKWISFANTLKLRYLLRMSNVTGDMAAYRDQKLATLSGADFIDEDVLENPGYSAANDAQQNPFTNFYVYLSSGTRAANYSINVASEHAAIILNGNADGDTRPVYQKFNGIVDGRRARMFSLVGGKVSGIRQGNLPGQPGVPAAISRFSYGITIGTGTPTSTREYVEMASAKPGCIMTRAESKFLQAEAALRYPGLFSNAAGNFSAAITASYTYFGASGSAAYLTAIQNVAGLGWAGTDANKLEAIMTQKWIALTGVNPEQSFFDYTRTGFPVTPLATIASNPKPNRLIYPLSEYIGNASNVPAISNADVFSKNQYTPFWARN
- a CDS encoding SusC/RagA family TonB-linked outer membrane protein; translated protein: MKKLTTSVLIVALSSSFFIVSAQQREADTIKTKTIEEVVVTGALGIKKKADAVTNAQQVVGTKELNQASAPNAVQALTGKVSGLQITQTDNSVGASSRIVIRGNKSISGGNEALVVIDNVISSASVLAQLPPEVIENVNVIKGLQGAALYGQQGVNGVIIVTTKKGAKSEKMQFTLTSSIQMTQAFKFPIIQKQYGKGYPHEPAFSGGDVDYNGTTYVPFENMSWGPAYNDPNIGGQMVPSGLPQADGRFIYEKYAPINNHFSKFFKNGLILQNGLTVNSGGSDSYAMLSINRLENDFVVEGDQLRQNSFLVKAGKKLDKLRIDGTINYISKITNQSSADLYSDILQMPSMNDIRKYRYSGVEGGLSAFTKNPYYQLEHTRQNTVNDYLSGILSLQYDFNKNINLTYTGNLYLNNSRSDNHDDGFKASQVYTGSGLVLDGGTLQDYTGSSNFDSYYINRTVSTRSYYGDLMLNFNYDLTNDINMKLNIGNNIQDSYRTARSMGGTNLVVPGWYDIRNVTNLIQPGNSTGASALDNILFENTTTRQRTIAGFANLDLSYKDYLFLNSTFRIEQSSVLSTYYNGQVHNKTYPYYSVGLSFIPTKAFEALKGNDIINYIKIAPGYTKVGNTSAILPYETSNVGIAPSGYPFPNLPGYGVDATQTNRTIKPEFISTYDLNVQLGFLNDRITLEGSVYQSDTKDLITNANVSNASGISNLKDNFGKTRMRGFEIDLGLTPFKSQNFTWNLRASFAKSRSTVIDLPNGLDEVALAVPYQTVGIGVFAIKGSDLQVIKATTFQRDDQGRVIVGADGVPLQNTTLSSMGRVTPDYTLGFNTSLKFKGFTLSATMDYRKGGKFASLSKSLLTFAGATEETAGFDRSKGYVIPNSVQMVNGQYVQNNTPVGGTADYDGVAGYFSSQSLQRLGEPMVLDATAFKVREIALSYDVPKSVLSSTFVTGITVGLFARNPFFVYSKENRNYADPETSYTSGNGAGIALAEQYPSQRSFGINLKATF
- a CDS encoding ribonuclease HII, which produces MELIKNWSNLYIEAGCDEVGRGCLSGPVVAAAVILDDDFKQNLVNDSKKLTFKTRMELDSYIKDNVKNYAIAELPPSFIDEHNILNASIHAMHCALDKLTITPELILVDGNKFHPYNYIPHQCIIKGDSKVLSIAAASILAKNYRDKLMIELHEEHPEYGWNTNFGYATKKHQEALIKHGPTSHHRQSFRLKYD
- the yidC gene encoding membrane protein insertase YidC yields the protein MQQNNGIDKKQMISFAVLCLVLFGFMFYFQNKQAKEEELKAQQQKTEQVKNAVKQTQANNINPNVTPNSIQTASLGNNELKLEFSSLGGQVSRVELLKYKAYNHKTDNADQPLYLINKNNSNYGFQFKDKTGKVINTKDLVFSPTVNGNAVTLTADYNGAVIQFIYTLLPKYTLDFKVRTQGLSKITSDNKADFIWDYNVRNLEKGRAQEQSHSEFSYAFNNYKDYDYDGRTTMEEDKETLNWIGVKQQFFTSVIEAKNGFTHSKGNQENVEEGEYLKKLNYEGFVQMTGSELNQDFTWYFMPLDLPLLKSYDKNFDEILPLGWSFIGAMNRYFFMWLYGIIAAWGLSAGWVIFVMTIIVKLILSPIMYKQHKLSAMMKVIRPEIDEANAKFKDADPMKKQQATMEIYRKAGVNQMAGCLPALVQIPIFYALFRFFPNFIDLRGQGFWFAKDLTAYDDLIKLPFKVPFLGDHLSIFALACTVVILIYTVMTSGNMQQPQQEGMPNMKVLMYIFPITFLFFLNTSASGLSWYYFVSNAINILIILVIKYVILDEKKIHAQIQSNKEKPKAEGKFQKRMREMMEKAQEQQKTQEQQRNKKK
- a CDS encoding CTP synthase — translated: MSKKNTKYIFVTGGVTSSLGKGIVSASLGLLLKSRGFNVTIQKLDPYINIDPGTLNPYEHGECYVTEDGAETDLDLGHYERYLDAPTSQNNNVTTGKIYQTVIEKERKGDFLGKTVQVIPHITNEIKRRIKILSKQNYDIIITEIGGTVGDIESLPYIETVRQLKWELGERNSMVIHLTLLPYLASSGELKTKPSQHSVRQLMESGIMADVLVCRTEHKIPKDQRAKLAQFCNVALENVIECKDLETIYEVPMYLQKQNFDDVILKELDLKSDKTADLKDWKSFLKKFQNPKKTVEIALVGKYVSLQDSYISIAEAFKHAGADLETEVKVRWVYSGDITEENIKDILKGVNGILVAPGFGDRGIEGKVLTAKYARENKIPMLGICLGMQIMTIEFARNVLGHTKANSVEFDTATPDPVISLMEEQKNVIDKGGTMRLGAWKCSLKNGSKLFDIYGNKNISERHRHRYEFNSDYLQEFEKNGFLATGTNPETGLVEALELPDHPFYVGVQYHPEYKSTVATPHPLFRAFIKACEKK